A genomic segment from Leptolyngbya boryana PCC 6306 encodes:
- a CDS encoding sulfite exporter TauE/SafE family protein encodes MSSIEIHQFCTALNPQGTRENWRSTGYRGGYMNSTLTKVPPAVDRDIRNLLFDVRPSKSEPALVGRECWGKSDAEEDWSVLAIVTLAQDESRSFPVYRYFLSQGRYNLSKLLAWVKSHDSYPVFDPFDRPSESIISNPQLESPEIPKWVDQHKSPIIVPPKHQMQVAAISAIAYQKSEKGKIIPAWAYNVEAIEKPERFLVIQPASQDTYQRLQNRTPVLEATAEVADEQGLKGALKALRDNRMNSKDLKTFVEALDDPNVSIQAWEQIFNSFDASVAIKKKIDTDEMIRLLTLRAIALPKELPNYLKWLNEGRKEESEKRTRTALTFQGQLELQSIPPRFVDIQTVRDRCYSGIEICFKRLQSDRTLVDRLVWVLSEQDSLWYKTQCNTELINNSVHDLRTLGGDTPPDPLPQLKSRDPDFWKSLHAEKRSGTYVPFAKLFKDLADKFAKIGSIRRTKSYYQLAAYFCQVTEGEVPKKIFKNALDSKRRKEKLWGRWISRKITVWEQAGYALIKIYDRFVFKHFYKIATIVGFLGGFILAIPNELKLIFIVFLGALTVVLLLMQILGRKFVKSVPPQDDPEQEMPKRQQIAMWVLSAFGFIIASAAGWGIGTLSNDRTLNNFARKAGSTNGSQTSNSTSSTPQPSGCAKIETQPPPELLVQARQSFSITRQEISRIVEKFKSNPPIQFEPNAKPQNQIMESLKCVLQSDVEYAGVIADPQVAESARNAPNQANPKIDKWIAALHNYQSRNGIAIKDGVLQLNGQTGQALEKALEDELKKKSIH; translated from the coding sequence ATGTCTTCGATTGAGATTCACCAATTCTGTACTGCGCTTAATCCGCAAGGGACGCGCGAAAACTGGAGATCGACGGGCTATAGAGGAGGGTACATGAACTCGACGCTGACTAAAGTTCCGCCAGCAGTCGATCGAGACATTCGGAATCTTCTGTTTGATGTGCGTCCGTCAAAATCGGAGCCTGCACTGGTAGGACGGGAGTGTTGGGGAAAATCAGATGCCGAGGAGGATTGGTCAGTTTTAGCGATCGTGACTTTGGCGCAAGATGAATCGAGGTCGTTCCCGGTCTATCGCTATTTCTTGAGTCAGGGGCGCTATAATTTATCGAAGCTTCTAGCCTGGGTGAAGAGCCACGATTCCTATCCAGTATTTGATCCGTTTGATCGTCCAAGCGAATCCATCATCTCGAATCCCCAGCTTGAGTCGCCAGAAATCCCGAAGTGGGTCGATCAACACAAATCTCCGATTATTGTCCCTCCCAAGCATCAGATGCAGGTAGCTGCGATTAGTGCGATCGCCTATCAGAAAAGTGAAAAGGGAAAAATTATTCCAGCATGGGCGTACAACGTAGAAGCGATCGAAAAACCAGAGCGTTTTTTGGTCATTCAACCTGCGAGTCAAGACACCTACCAACGCTTGCAAAATCGCACGCCTGTTCTAGAAGCGACGGCTGAGGTTGCGGATGAGCAGGGTCTTAAGGGTGCTCTCAAAGCTTTGCGCGACAATAGAATGAATTCAAAAGATCTGAAAACCTTTGTCGAAGCCTTGGATGATCCCAATGTATCGATCCAAGCTTGGGAACAGATCTTTAATTCTTTTGATGCATCGGTGGCGATCAAGAAGAAGATTGACACGGATGAGATGATTCGGCTGTTGACCTTGAGAGCGATCGCGCTGCCTAAAGAACTTCCGAATTATTTAAAGTGGTTAAACGAAGGAAGGAAGGAAGAGAGTGAAAAACGTACACGTACCGCTTTAACTTTTCAAGGACAGCTTGAACTGCAATCTATCCCTCCAAGATTTGTAGACATCCAAACGGTTAGAGATCGATGTTACTCAGGCATCGAAATTTGCTTCAAGCGGCTGCAGTCAGATAGAACCTTAGTCGATCGATTAGTTTGGGTGCTTTCTGAGCAAGATAGTCTCTGGTACAAAACGCAGTGCAATACAGAGCTAATCAATAATAGTGTCCACGATTTGAGAACTCTAGGGGGGGACACTCCTCCTGACCCTCTTCCTCAACTGAAAAGCAGAGATCCTGACTTCTGGAAAAGCCTACATGCAGAGAAGCGATCAGGCACATATGTCCCCTTTGCTAAGTTATTTAAAGACCTAGCCGATAAGTTTGCCAAGATTGGATCGATCAGGCGGACAAAGAGCTACTACCAGCTTGCTGCTTATTTCTGTCAGGTAACCGAAGGAGAGGTTCCCAAAAAAATCTTTAAAAACGCCCTCGACTCTAAGCGTCGTAAGGAAAAATTGTGGGGGCGCTGGATATCTCGCAAAATTACAGTCTGGGAACAAGCTGGGTACGCGTTGATCAAAATTTACGATCGTTTTGTGTTCAAACATTTCTACAAGATCGCAACGATCGTTGGATTCTTGGGTGGCTTCATCCTTGCCATTCCGAATGAGTTGAAACTGATTTTTATTGTATTTTTGGGTGCTTTAACTGTCGTGCTCCTTCTGATGCAGATTCTGGGACGGAAGTTTGTTAAGTCTGTGCCACCCCAAGATGATCCTGAACAAGAGATGCCAAAACGTCAGCAAATCGCGATGTGGGTGCTTTCAGCCTTCGGTTTCATCATTGCGTCAGCAGCAGGCTGGGGAATTGGAACTCTCTCCAACGATCGGACTCTCAATAATTTTGCTCGGAAAGCGGGTTCAACAAACGGCTCCCAAACCAGTAACTCAACTTCTAGTACACCTCAACCTTCTGGCTGCGCCAAAATTGAGACACAGCCTCCACCAGAACTACTCGTTCAAGCTCGACAAAGTTTTTCGATCACTCGGCAAGAGATTTCAAGAATTGTAGAAAAATTTAAAAGCAATCCACCGATTCAGTTTGAACCCAATGCAAAACCTCAAAATCAGATTATGGAGTCATTAAAATGTGTGCTTCAAAGTGATGTCGAATATGCAGGTGTCATTGCCGATCCTCAGGTTGCTGAATCTGCTCGTAACGCACCCAATCAAGCAAATCCAAAAATTGACAAATGGATTGCTGCGCTCCACAACTATCAAAGTAGAAATGGGATAGCAATTAAAGATGGAGTACTACAGCTTAATGGACAGACGGGTCAAGCGCTAGAGAAGGCGTTAGAAGATGAGCTTAAGAAAAAAAGCATCCACTGA